The stretch of DNA acggtttacaattatcttcgcatgacaagataaatgataaacttccgaaaagataaatgtcaactttcgaaaaataaatgtcaactttcccgataaacacgaaagccgacgaaaatggaaaaagtccagcccacggcagactcagcccaccaaggatagaccgtcatatgggagtatataagcaatgctaggagcagagaagggggatccgaaatcagaagaaagaaactactccagagcaatttagaacttaggcgcttattttttttttagcgagctgcgactcaactaggttagatctaggttctaagactagcgacgatcgacagctctcgtggccgagatctcgacctgttgtccaaaccgcatattcggaaataagattctttcttttgctctatttattttacgcatttattctcgaattagacttgttttaactttgtcgtgcgtggcccagcagatagccgggatcctcggggaaaactaggtcaacttagttttcctacgttttaacttaactaaaatcgacagtgcgaatttcggttcccacaatcagtagcttgagactttgagcgagtgtctccctcaacccctttgcccttgtctactggtttgttgtagttgctgttgttgttggagttccagttgGATTGAGATCTACCCTTGGTGCCcttcttcttgatgtgttgctcagcttgcacggttatgtggaataggtctttgagatctccataagcttgtctctcaaccttgccactcactctatcttgcaacccatctatgaactgagccatgatcgtctcctcatcctcattgagatcaaggcggttccttaacttctcaaactcctcatagtactcctcaactgacttgcttccttgcttaagtgttctgaacttcttgtgcaagtctcggtgataatgttgtggcacaaacctcagcctcatagcatctttcatgtctaaccaggcgtctagttgcctcaagtgccctctcctacgaTCAGAGCACCGcctatcccaccaggataaggcattgtccgtgagctgagctactgccaaagcaactctcttgggaccaggatggttgtagtaagagaagatgtgatccatcctcttttcccaatcaaggtaagcttcaggatcaacctttccagcatactgtggtggtgtcatctttaaaagatccggtccttggttgtggtgttgttggcgatgtcctctctgtggaggtgcatagtcatcttcctcataGCCTTGGTTGCGGATGGGTCTCCGTGGAGCTCTACGTGGAGGTAAgtaatcctcttcctcctctgcctctGCTCCATAGTCATCTTGTTGAACTCTTGTTCTCGGATAATGACCATGTTGTTGTCCAGTGTCTTCTTCATTATGTTGATTCCGAGTACTAGTCTCTGGAATATCATTGAAGTGGACTCCAGGACGCCGGTTGTTTGGAGCTTGATACTGCTGGTGTTGAGTTGGAAACCTCTCAGCAGCTTGGGAAGCTTGAGCCGTGGGTCTCTGCTCAACTCTGGTGagcctatctccaaggtcttggcgCAACTCCCTCATCTCATCTCTCATGGCAGTGAGAGCTAGCATCATGGTAGCCATCTCGGATGCTTCTCCCATTGCACCTCAAGTAAAACCTTAACAACTTAGTttctaatcaaataaaaagaatttagGTAAAGAGGTGAttgaaacaaaaaggaaaagaatgtaaaatctttctttttttttttatacgaAATAGAAATACAAAGAAATAGAAATGGAAAAGATTTGGTTTTGTAATGAAAAGGAAAACAGAAACAACCAAAAAAGGAAGTTTGAAAATATGAGCTTGAAGGACACGGTTTTGATGCAACTTTgaaagatttctttttttttttttgaagtttacgAGATGATCTAAATGTCGAAGGATTCAAACTGAAGAACTGATGCAAAACAAGTTATGAATATGCAAAGCACTATATGAGATGAAGCAACGAGttcttaaatctttttttttaattgaatggATGAAACAATATGAACTAGAACGAGATGAACAAGTAACAAgatagatacaacctgatgctgaaggaacttcagctctgataccagaaatgatacaagcctaggctgacaaaggctgtatgatccaagcaagagagatggaacCGATcgagatcaagaggtggttcttttgtttgatctaatcaaccaagagaaaccgtgagagatggaaccaggggaatgaagtgcaccacacgagagatggagagctcgtgatacaacacaagagAACCTTTAAgccgtggaggtgctggtctcacaaggcaatggAGGCGGCCAGTTCTTttgagagagaactaggttttctttgaaagaaaagttttataaaaatatcaagtcTGAATGAAAAAGAGTCGCGCAACACATATTAAAAGGAACAAGCTCCTTTACGAAAATAACATACTAAAAATAAgctatggttcaaataaggaaacaaagaggaaatggtttcttcttagtcttggaccgagaaaaccttcctccggaaaacctcgtgggacaaaaccaagaacaaggaaaagagcacacacaagtagcttgcctagtagctaaCTCTGTCCAAGAGTCTCGTTTAAGCATTTGGAGCTTCAATggtgatgatcatcaaatggttgtgactttgatctggtatgaatggccaaagatcctcTCTTGAGGCTTGAGAACTCTCCTTTGGCTCCTCCACCTTCTCGGCATCTCCTTTGATAACTTCTTTGGTAacctcctcagcttgtttaacctgtccaagatcagaagcaagtatcatgctctcattaaacttATGTTGAaatatcttagctctttgtctagtgattgCTCCCTTAAAGACGGTTGGTATGGACACTTCTTGTTCATcatctggtttggtaatgttgctgatcatatcctgaatgtctggttcagtaaggtcaggttcaatgtcctcatcaatatcccactttctatccagatgattccagattagctgttcggacatatggcaatatcttcatgattcttatcaaaccaggattaaccacgatctaagaagctttatttggaaccactaatcagtggagaataaccaggaagttgaataaaatctcataagtgttctgagcaagaagatatcccaccttctatccagatgattccagattagccttttcggacatatgccgttatcttcatgattcttatcaaaccaggatgaaccatgatctaagaagctttatttggaaccagtaatcagtggagaataaccaggaagttgaataaatctcatcagagttgtgagtaagaagatatcccactttctatccagatgattccagattagcctgttcggacatatggcaatatattcacgattcttatcaaaccaggatgaaccacgatctaagaagctttatttgaaccactactcagtggagaataaccaggaagttgaataaatctcataagtgttgtgagcaagaagatatcccaccttctattcagattattccagattagcctgttcggacatatgccattatcttcatgattcttatcaaaccaggatgaaccacgatctaagaagctttatttggaaccactaatcagtggagaataaccgggaagttgaataaatctcataggagttgtgagtaagaagatatcccactttctatccagatgatttcagattagcctgttcggacatatggcaatatattcatgattcttatcaaaccaggatgaaccacgatctaagaagctttatttggaaccactactcagtggagaataaccaggaagttgaataaatctcataagtgttgtgagcaagaagatatcccaccttcttatccagattattccagattagcctgttagGACATATgcccattatcttcatgattcttatcaaaccaggatgaaccacgatctaagaagctttatttggaaccactaatcagtggagaataaccaggaagttgaataaatctcataggagttgtgaggaagaagatatcccaattTCTAtatagatgattccagattagcctgttcggacgtatgacaatagcttcatgattcttattaaaccaggatgaaccacggtataagaagctttatttggaaccactaatcagtggagaataaccaggaagttgaataaatctcataggagttgtgattaagaagatatctcactttctatccagatgattccagattagtctgttcggacatatgccattatcttcatgattcttatcaaaccaggatgaaccacgatctaagaagctttatttggaaccactaatcagtggagaataaccgggaagttgaataaatctcataggagttgtgagtaagaagatatcccacttctatccagatgattacagattagcctgttcgtacatatggcaatatcttcatgattcttatcaaaccaggatgaaccacgatctaagaagctttatttggaaccactaatcagtggagaataaccaggaagttgaataaatctcataggagttgtgattaagaagatatctcactttctatccagatgattccagattagtctgttcggacatatgccattatcttcatgattcttatcaaaccaggatgaaccacgatctaagaagctttatgtggaaccactactcagtgggagaataaccaggaagttgaataaatctcataagtgttgtgagcaagaagatatcccaccttctatccagattattccaaattagcctgttcgacatatgccattatcttcatgattcttatcaatccaggatgaaccacgatatgagaagctttatttgaaccactaatcagtggagaataaccaggaagttgaataaatctcataagtgtgtgagcaagaagatatcccaccttctatccagatgattccagattagcctgttcggacatatgccattatcttcatgattcttatcaaaaccaggatgaaccacgatctaagaagtctttatttggaaccactaatcagtggagagtaaccaggaagttgaataaatctcataggagttgtgagtaagaagatatcccactttctatccagatgattccagattagcctgttcggacatatgtgatatgatcatggaccagcatGCTGATCAAGATGAAGAGTTCCAGCTAGCTGAAGAAGATGGGAAGTCTAAAGATGTTGCAACCAAAGAAGATGATGCCTTAGTCATTTCCAATGGCCCCATAACTCGATCCAAAGCTAAGAaactcaaggaagctattggaggatTAATCAAGAAGTGTTTGATGCatgaagaaagtcttgaaggaagcttgatacttcaagatgCACTTGTTACCATCCAAGCTAtatcaccatcaagctgagcgTTGTCTAGGCTAGCAAGCTATGTGtcctctttttccctatctttgtttgtcccaatgggttttcaaagataggtttttaatgaggccataGTCTTGCTGCTCAAAACTCCTAGATGATGCTCTCGGACCAACCACATGAAGAaccttatgttatgttttatttctctaagtatttatgtcttttatttCGAAAACTCTATCTATGTTGTGTCTTTATTTTTACATTAACTAAAGGAGCCTATTCCTTTTAGTTTGAGTTGATTGGAGCCTGTTCCAAgtctctcactatatatatgtgtgtgccgCAACCCTAGTAAGGAATCAAGtcttcttttatctaaaaaccttTGAGTTTTCTTCTCCCTTGCCTTGTCGTGAGAGAGTgtctggtgtgtagtatccagtctgttggtgtgtaatatctgACGCCCAAGGACCTTAGAGAGGTGTGTAATGTCCGATCTattgtctaggagtatcaagaagCCTTCCCAtagcctcttgtgtcaccattcgatccaccacCTTGATAAGCTTGAGTCCTTGACTCGTTtatgcaaggatctatccatatccatCCAGAGAAACATCCTAGGggttcattaagtggtatcagagcactctggaaGGGGAGTTTCGATTTCTCTTATCATTTTCATCCGATCTGTTCATCACCATTCATATCATTGATAGATCTGTGTTCTTGTGTTGTTGTTCACTAGATCTGCTTCTTTTCATCATTATAACTGATAGATCTATTGTTTTCGTGATCACCATTGATATATCTAAGAGTTTCAATCAAGTTTTCATTAAGAACTTTTCAACTTCTCATCGATCATGTTTCGAGTTTTCAAAATTCTGAAAGTTCTATTGTGTTTGTGATCTGTTGTTAGAAGTAATAGATCCTTATATGTTTCATCTCATTTCGTCGTCTGTTAGAATCTGATCTGTGTTGTTGTATTTCGAAACTGAAAAGGAATTCAAATCGTTGCGTATTGATCAAGTATCCTTTGCCgccttgttttaaaatttttcttgtttccttatttgattcttttgtgttttgatttcttttaacTACTTACTTGTTCAAACCTTTTTGTGAATCAGGAAGCAATGGGATCCGAGGATGATGAGGCAACTCTTATGAGGAGAAACAAGCTATTACAAGAAGCAATCACCAAAGAAGTCCTTGCAGCCATGGAGAAGTTGTTGGAGGATAAACTCGATCAAAGGCTAtctgatagacaagaccagaaTGCTGAGCAGAGACGTGAGCCAAGGATCAATAGGCATGGTCGCCGTGAGCATGCTGGATCAGAAGAGACTGATAACTTCTATGAGAAAAGTAGCCATAGCTCTGGATCAAGATACAGCAATAGGAGATCGCGACATGATCATGAGGGCAGAAGGCATAGGCGCAATGAGCTATCAGGATTGAAGCTTaagatccctcctttccatggcaaggCTGATCCGGATGCATATCTtgagtgggaaaagaagatagagttTGTCTTCAATTGTCAACACTACTCTGAGATTAAAAAGGTTCAAGTTGCTGCTACTGAGttcaatgactatgcattgagttggtgggatcagttGGTTACAAACAAAAGGCGCAATGGGGAGTTCCCTATTGAGACATGGGCTGAGATGAAGTCTTTGATGCGTAGGAGGTTTGTTCCCAGCCACTATCACCGTGATCTTCACCAAAAGCTGAGGCTTCTTACCCAAGGTTCCAAGTCTGTGGAGGAATACTATTAAGAGATGGAGTTGCTTATGTTGAGAGCTAAGGTTTCCGAAGATAGTGAAGCTACCATGGCACGGTTTCTTGGTGGActcaaccgtgagatacaagacagGGTAGAGATGCAGCACTACTTGGAGATAGAGGAGATGCTACACAAAGCTATCTTGGTAGAACAACAAGTTAAGAGAAGGAGCCATGCGCGTGGCAGCTATAGTTCCAGTAGATACCAGACTTCTAAGGATGACAAACCAAGCTATCAGAAAGAGGGCAAGCCACAGCCAAAGGAAGAGTCCAAGCCTAGTAGCATCTACAGCAAGGATAAAGGTAAAGCAGAGGCTACCAGCTTGCGtgcaagagatgtgaagtgctttaagtgtcaagggcgtgggCACTATGCTAATGAGTGTACCAACAAGAGAGTTATGGTTCTCTTGGAGAATGGCGAGTATGAATCTGAAGATGAAagaccagagactgagcaagaatcTTCAGAAGCAGAGTATGAAGAGAAACCAGTTCATGGTAGGCTTTTGGTTGCAAGGAGGACTCTCAGCTTGCAAAACAAAACCGAGGAGCTAGAGCAAAGAGAAAACCTGTTCTACACTCGTTGTATGGTACAAGGAAAAGTTTGTAGTCTGATAATTGATGGTGGAAGCTGTGTTAATGTTGCTAGTGAGACAATGGTGAAGAAGCTTAGCTTGAAGACTCAAAAACATCCTAGACCATACCGACTGCAATGGCTCAATGAAGAAGGGGAAATGAAGGTATCCACACAGGTGTCAATTCCTTTATCCATTGGaagatatgaagatgagatcCTATGTGATGTGATACCAATGGAAGCCCGTCATATCTTGCTTGGGAGACCATGGCAGTTTGATAGAAGAGTTACACACAATGGCTTTACTAACAAGCATACCTTTGAGTTCAACGGCAAAAAGACTACACTGGTACCTCTAACTCCTAAAGAAGTGCATCAAGATCAGCTacagcttcagaaaaagaaagaaatagatctTAAACCAGAACCGAGCAAGCAgcacaacttctatgccaaaactggtgaCATCAAAAGATCTCTCTACTCTAATCAATCAGTtctcttatttgttttaaaagaatctCTTGTTAGTCTAACTGATTGCACACCGGTGTATCCGAGTGAGATGTCAGCTCTTTTACAGGATTATcaagatgtgtttccagaagatagtcCCACCGGTTTACCACCTATACGAGGGATCGAGCATCAGATAGAATTTGTACCAGGTTCTACTCTTCCCAATAGACCAGCCTACAGAACTAACCCGGTTGAGACCAAGGAGCTACAAAGGCAGGTtgaggaactgatggagaaaggccacatccgtgagagcatgagtccttgtgctatTCCAGTGCTCctggtgcctaagaaagatggaagctggcgcatgtgtgttgattgtagagcaatcaacaacataacagtgaagtatcgccaccctattcctagattagatgatatgcttgatgaattgcatggttctagcatcttttctaagatagatcataagagtggatatcatcaaattaggatgaaagagggagatgagtggaaaactgcttttaaaactaagcatgggttgtatgagtggttagttatgccctttggattaaccaatgctcctagtactttcatgagattAATGAACCATGTTCTTAGGTCTTTTATAGGATTGTTTGTtgtggtttactttgatgatatcctagtttacAGCCAGAGTCTAGAAGAGCATATAGGTCATCTTAAGGCTGtccttgatgttttgagaaaagagaAGCTTTTTGCTAACCTTAAGAAatgcactttctgtacggataacttggtcttcctaggctttattgtgagtgcagatggagtgaAAGTGGATCCAGAGAAGGTGAAATCTATACGAGAATGGCCCATCCCTAAGACAGTGAATGAAGTGAGGAGCTTCCATGGacttgctggcttctataggCGATTTGTGAGGGATTTCAGTACTATAGCAGCTCCCTTGACTGAGGTTGTCAAGAAAGACATAGGTTTCAAGTGGGGAGACACACAAGAAGCTGCATTCCAATgccttaaagagaagcttactaatgcccctcttcttatacttcctgattttaataaaacttttgagattgaataagatgcctcaggaattggtattggtgctgttcTTATGCA from Raphanus sativus cultivar WK10039 unplaced genomic scaffold, ASM80110v3 Scaffold1192, whole genome shotgun sequence encodes:
- the LOC130503868 gene encoding uncharacterized protein LOC130503868, which translates into the protein MELLMLRAKVSEDSEATMARFLGGLNREIQDRVEMQHYLEIEEMLHKAILVEQQVKRRSHARGSYSSSRYQTSKDDKPSYQKEGKPQPKEESKPSSIYSKDKGKAEATSLRARDVKCFKCQGRGHYANECTNKRVMVLLENGEYESEDERPETEQESSEAEYEEKPVHGRLLVARRTLSLQNKTEELEQRENLFYTRCMVQGKVCSLIIDGGSCVNVASETMVKKLSLKTQKHPRPYRLQWLNEEGEMKVSTQVSIPLSIGRYEDEILCDVIPMEARHILLGRPWQFDRRVTHNGFTNKHTFEFNGKKTTLVPLTPKEVHQDQLQLQKKKEIDLKPEPSKQHNFYAKTGDIKRSLYSNQSVLLFVLKESLVSLTDCTPVYPSEMSALLQDYQDVFPEDSPTGLPPIRGIEHQIEFVPGSTLPNRPAYRTNPVETKELQSAPGA